From a region of the Labrus mixtus chromosome 5, fLabMix1.1, whole genome shotgun sequence genome:
- the gnb1l gene encoding guanine nucleotide-binding protein subunit beta-like protein 1 produces MSRPAPTPIYTLRGAGGPLNTLHFSCHGGDTPLLYSASGKGAIHIWNLNTRRAERIVEGHSGNSIIWVSTLQAAHTLISQGRDMQVCLWDLSEGRSEVVDSVWTGSVGFCQCSVLETSPGNQLLAFAGQQTEEIKIIELPSKTPVCTLVPDAKVGMVMCIKLWQPDSGPGPLLLAGYEDGSLLLWDVTQRSELSRAKAHPEPVMCLTFDPERLRGISGSSEKTLSSWILDRQNNLQLQDDVTLVNAGVSQLCIRGDGKLLASAGWDHRVRVFGWKKLKPLAVLQYHTDMMLSVAFSDHQDPRQRLLAAGSKDQRVSLWSIYNEGADTG; encoded by the exons ATGTCTCGTCCTGCTCCGACCCCTATCTACACCCTGAGGGGTGCTGGAGGGCCCCTCAACACCCTCCACTTTAGCTGCCATGGTGGGGACACTCCCCTTCTTTATTCTGC GTCGGGGAAAGGTGCCATCCATATCTGGAACCTGAATACCAGGAGGGCTGAGAGGATTGTCGAAGGTCATTCTGGTAACTCCATCATCTGGGTGAGCACGCTGCAGGCGGCACATACACTTATCAG TCAGGGCCGTGACatgcaggtgtgtctgtgggaTCTGAGTGAAGGTCGCAGTGAGGTGGTGGACTCGGTGTGGACCGGCAGCGTCGGATTCTGTCAGTGCTCCGTGTTGGAAACGAGCCCCGGAAACCAGCTGCTGGCCTTTGCGGGGCAacagacagaggag atcaAGATCATCGAGCTGCCCAGTAAGACCCCGGTCTGCACCCTGGTACCAGACGCGAAGGTGGGGATGGTCATGTGTATCAAGCTGTGGCAG CCAGACTCCGGGCCCGGACCTCTCCTGCTGGCTGGATACGAGGATGGGTCCCTGTTGCTGTGGGACGTTACCCAGAGGTCCGAGTTGAGCCGAGCCAAAGCCCACCCTGAGCCTGTCATGtgcctgacctttgaccccgagCGTCTGAGGGGCATATCAGGCTCCTCTGAGAAGACCCTCTCCTCCTGGATTCTGGACAGACAGAACAACCTGCAG ctcCAGGATGATGTGACGCTGGTGAACGCCGGGGTTTCCCAGCTCTGTATCAGGGGGGATGGGAAACTCCTGGCGTCAGCAGGCTGGGACCATCGCGTGCGGGTGTTCGGGTGGAAGAAGCTGAAACCGCTGGCCGTGCTTCAGTACCACACCGACATGATGCTAAGTGTGGCCTTCTCTGACCACCAGGACCCCAGGCAAAGACTGCTGGCTGCCGGATCCAAGGACCAGCGGGTCAGCCTGTGGTCCATCTACAACGAGGGAGCTGACACTGGCTGA